In Pseudonocardia sp. DSM 110487, the sequence TGAACGAGGCGCACGCCGAGGAGATCACCGACGCGCTCGAGTCGCTGCCCGGCGTGCGGGTGCGCAAGGTCTCCGACCGCACGTTCCTCCTGCATCTGGGCGGGAAGCTGGAGGTGCAGTCGAAGGTCAGCCTCCGCAACCGCGACGACCTCTCGCGCGCCTACACGCCCGGCGTCGCCCGGGTCTGCCAGGCGATCGCGGCCAACCCGGCCGACGCGCGCCGGCTCACGATCAAGCGCAACACCGTCGCCGTGGTCACCGACGGGTCCGCGGTGCTCGGGCTGGGCAACCTCGGCGCGGCCGCCGCGATGCCGGTGATGGAGGGCAAGGCGGCGCTGTTCAAACGGTTCGCCGGGGTGGACGCCTGGCCGGTCTGCCTCGACACCCAGGACACCGAGGAGATCATCCGGACGGTCCAGATCCTCGCCCCGGCCTACGGCGGCATCAACCTCGAGGACATCGCCGCCCCGCGCTGCTTCGAGATCGAGGCGCGGCTGCGGGAGATGCTCGACATCCCCGTGTTCCACGACGACCAGCACGGCACCGCGGTGGTGGTGCTCGGTGCGCTGCGCAACGCGCTGCGCGTGGTCGGCAAGGAGATCGGCGCCTGCAAGGTGGTCGTGTGCGGCGTCGGCGCGGCCGGCTCGGCGATCATCCGCCTGCTGCAGTCGAACGGCGGGCCCGGCGACGTGGTGGCCGTCGACATCGAGGGGATCGTCCACCGCGACCGTGCGGGCCTCGACGACAACCTGCGTTGGATCGCCGAGCACACGAACGCGCAAGGGCTCAGCGGATCCCTCGCCGACGCGCTCGTCGGCGCCGACGTGTTCATCGGGGTCTCGGCGCCCAACCTGTTCGGCGCGGAAGAGCTGCAGACGATGGCCCGCGACGCGATCGTGTTCGCGCTGGCCAACCCGGATCCGGAGATCGACCCCGCCATCGCCACCGCGCACGCCGCCGTCGTCGCCACTGGCCGGTCGGACTACCCGAACCAGATCAACAACGTCCTCGCATTCCCGGGCGTGTTCCGTGGACTGCTCGACGCCCAGGCCCGCGACATCACCGACGCGATGCTGATCGCCGCGGCGCACGCGATCGCCGACGTCGTCTCCGAGCCGAACCCGTCGTTCATCGTGCCGAGCGTGTTCGACTCCTCGGTCGCCCCGGCCGTGGCCGAAGCCGTGCGCGAGGCCACGCGGAAGAAGGACGTCGCCCCGGTCTGAGCCGGGGCGTGGTGGGCGAGCGGAGTTCGTCCGATCG encodes:
- a CDS encoding NAD-dependent malic enzyme, producing MPVPGPGYAITARVEVPASASAAGDLTMAVGRVGGVVTAFDVVESHTATLVVDISCNALNEAHAEEITDALESLPGVRVRKVSDRTFLLHLGGKLEVQSKVSLRNRDDLSRAYTPGVARVCQAIAANPADARRLTIKRNTVAVVTDGSAVLGLGNLGAAAAMPVMEGKAALFKRFAGVDAWPVCLDTQDTEEIIRTVQILAPAYGGINLEDIAAPRCFEIEARLREMLDIPVFHDDQHGTAVVVLGALRNALRVVGKEIGACKVVVCGVGAAGSAIIRLLQSNGGPGDVVAVDIEGIVHRDRAGLDDNLRWIAEHTNAQGLSGSLADALVGADVFIGVSAPNLFGAEELQTMARDAIVFALANPDPEIDPAIATAHAAVVATGRSDYPNQINNVLAFPGVFRGLLDAQARDITDAMLIAAAHAIADVVSEPNPSFIVPSVFDSSVAPAVAEAVREATRKKDVAPV